AAGGGCAGAAAGGCGTGGTCAGAATCATCACCACATTAGCCCCTTCATCGGTCACCTGGATGTTGCGGATCAGGCCCAATGCAATGATATCCAGCCCAATCTCGGGGTCTATCACAGTGCGGAGGGCCTTTAGGATCTCTTCCACCAGTTCGGGGTGGGTATCTTCCACTTCCCATTTGGGGCGATTGGATTTGGGTTCAGGGTTTTGCTTGGTTTGGTCGGAGGGTGGCATAGGAGGTTCCAGGTTCATCATGAGGCTTCTCCAATGGTAGGTTTGGGAATGCTGTAGGTGCACATTTGATCGCCGTCCAGGATGCATTCCACTTTTTCAGCAGGGATATCCAGCACACTGGCGATGAGGGTCTCATCCATGAGGCAAATTTCGGGGTGTTCCTGTCCTACCCGGTAGTAGGGGCAGGTCTTTTCGCGCAAAATGAAGCGATCCCCTTCGTCTTCCCACTCGACCGTAAAACCTTCGCGTTCCAGCA
The genomic region above belongs to Anaerolineae bacterium and contains:
- a CDS encoding metal-sulfur cluster assembly factor: MMNLEPPMPPSDQTKQNPEPKSNRPKWEVEDTHPELVEEILKALRTVIDPEIGLDIIALGLIRNIQVTDEGANVVMILTTPFCPYGPALLEMARQKVEQVVGKPTTIELGTEIWDRSMMEDDAMAMWGLY